The sequence below is a genomic window from Pseudoalteromonas tetraodonis.
TTACTTACTTGGCCCCCATTTTAGAGCAGCAGACTGGATTTGCATCTTCAACAATTGGCATAATTATGCTGGTATATGGTGTCTCAGTGGCTGTTGGTAATATATGGGGTGGAAAATTAGCTGACAAGCGAGGCCCGATCAGTGCGCTGAGCATTATTTTTAGTGCACTTACTGTAATTCTACTGATATTTACTTTTACCATGGAGTCAAAGGTTGCTGCCGTATTAACCATATTAGTTTGGGGGGCATTTGCATTTGGTAATGTACCTGGTTTGCAGCTTTATGTTGTTAAGCAAGCTCAGCAACATACTCCTAACGCAGTCGATGTTGCATCTGGATTAAATATAGCAGCATTTAACATTGGCATAGCATTGGGTTCTATTACGGGGGGCCTTGTAGTAGAGCACATGGAACTAAAAGATACCGCATGGATTGGCGCCGTTGTTTCATTGCTGGCTTTAATAGTCACCCGGTACAGTGGCAGGCTAGATAAACAAAATGTTCAGGCTAAATAAAGCGAAACTTATGTAGGTTAGTCTTGAAATAAAAATGAATGACCTCAGTATTTTCATGAGGTCGAAATTTTAAATCAAAAAGTAATCGGTGTATTTAGTAAACACGACGTTTGAATTTTAAACCAATTATTTAATAAGGATAAAGCTATGACACAACGTGTAATTGAAATGCCAGACTTAGGTATGGGTACTTTTCGTTTAGAAGGTAAAACTGCTTATGAATCTGTAAAAATGGCGTTAGAAGTAGGATTTCGTCATATTGATACCGCGCAAATTTATGGCAACGAAGAGCAAGTCGGCCAAGCCATTAAAGACAGTAATATTCCCAGAGATGAGTTATTTATTACTACCAAAGTATGGAACAATAAACTCAATAAAAACGACTTTATCGCAAGTGTAGAAAAGTCATTAGAAAAGCTGCAAGTTGACTCGGTTGATTTATTGCTAGTTCACTGGCCTGCACCATCAAACAATGAGCCTATGAGCGAATACCTGACTGAGCTACTAAAAGCTAAAAAGTTAGGGTTAACCAAACATATAGGTGTATCAAACTTCACTATTGCGAACTTAAAAGAAGCGATGCAAACGTTAGACTCGCGTGAAATATTTACTAACCAAGTAGAAGTGCACCCCTATTTAACCAATACCAAACTGCGCGCCTTTTGTGCTCAACATGACATACATGTAACAGCCTATATGCCGTTTGTGGTTGGTAAAGTGTTAAACGATCAAACCATTATAGATATTGCTAATAAACACGATGCAACGCCAGCGCAAGTGGTTATTGCATGGGAAAATGCGAACGGCATGACCACAATTCCATCATCGACCAAGCGTAAAAACTTAGAAGATAACTTTAACGACAAGGTAAAACTTGATGATGAAGATATAGCGCGAATTGATGGCCTTGATTGCAACGACCGCCAAGCAACGCCTGACTTTGCACCACAGTGGGATCAATAACCAAAAAGCCAGAACTAAAACAGGTGCAGTTGAGCTGCACCTTTATTTTTGAAACAAGGAACACCCATGTTAACGGTAATTGCTACACTATCGAGTGAAAATAGCGATGCAGAGCCCCTCTTAACCGAGCTCGAAAACTTACAACAGTCCTCGCGCCAAGAAGTAGGCTGCCTGCGTTACGAACTATCAGTTAAAAACGAGGCTGAGCAAACCACCTATTTAGTGAGTGAGCAATGGGCGTCTAATGAGCACTTTGAAGCCCATAAAAACGCGCCCCACTTTAAAGCGTTTGGTGATGCAGTCGGTACATTTATTA
It includes:
- the dkgB gene encoding 2,5-didehydrogluconate reductase DkgB; its protein translation is MTQRVIEMPDLGMGTFRLEGKTAYESVKMALEVGFRHIDTAQIYGNEEQVGQAIKDSNIPRDELFITTKVWNNKLNKNDFIASVEKSLEKLQVDSVDLLLVHWPAPSNNEPMSEYLTELLKAKKLGLTKHIGVSNFTIANLKEAMQTLDSREIFTNQVEVHPYLTNTKLRAFCAQHDIHVTAYMPFVVGKVLNDQTIIDIANKHDATPAQVVIAWENANGMTTIPSSTKRKNLEDNFNDKVKLDDEDIARIDGLDCNDRQATPDFAPQWDQ
- a CDS encoding putative quinol monooxygenase — encoded protein: MLTVIATLSSENSDAEPLLTELENLQQSSRQEVGCLRYELSVKNEAEQTTYLVSEQWASNEHFEAHKNAPHFKAFGDAVGTFITSTNIDVYKTIG